AAGGTCCTCGATAGTATGATCTCCGTCCGTGATGGATAGCCGGTTTTCATTTATCGAGTCGCCACTTTCGTGAGTGACCGTCAGGTTTCCAGTAGTGTTGGCGCTACTGGATTGAGCCAAATCAGCGACGCTAGCATTGGTTCCGTTCCCGGCACTATCATAATCAAAGTCAAAGCTCGCCTGCGGTGTCGTGTTCGTTGTGTCGCCCAGTCCGAGGACGAACGACGCGATGACAGCCGCGAGGATCACCGTGATCGCGACCATTAGGATCACGCCGATCACCGGACTGACTGCGTCGTCGTCCGAGATGAGTTGTTTTAGTTCCATTGTTGATCACTCGTTGGCACGCTAGCGCGAGCACGTCCACGACTGCGACCGACACATCCGAATCCGTGACCGCGTGCCCGGCCCGCGTGTCTGCTTCTTTCTGTCGCCAAGGGACTACATAAAGCTTTACTATCGTTCTGTCTATATCCCCTACGTCGTGCGTTTTCTCGGCGTGAAAACACCTCAGTTCTCGTTCTCAGCCCGGAGAACCGAGCCACGGTATCGCTTACCTTACTCTCTCAGCTGATACGTGAAACCGTTGTACGAAAAACTTTGGTATCAGATCTGATGACAGTCTCGCGGAATCGGCAGTTCAGGACAGCGATTGGACGGGGACTCGACACCCGACAGCGCGCCATCGGGCGGTTGGACGGTCGCGACCCAAAACCACAACCCCTACTACCGGGGGCGAACCAGAGTGGCGTATGGAGATCGGAGTCATCGGACTCGGTCGGATGGGACGCATCGTCGCGGATCGACTGCTCGCGGACGGCCACAGCGTGGTCGCCTACGACGTCGACCCCGAGACCGTCGCCGCGGCCGCCGAAGACGGCGTCACGCCCGCGGAATCGATCCCGGATCTGGCCGAGCAGCTGGACGCGCCCAAGCGGATCTGGCTGAACGTGCCCGCCGGCGACCCTGTCGACGCCGCACTGGAGGAACTCGAACCCCACGTCGACAGCGACGACATCGTCGTCGACGGCGGCAACTCCAACTTCGAGAACTCGATCCGCCGCGCCGAGGAGACCGACGCCACCTACCTCGATTGCGGGACCAGCGGCGGCCCGGCCGGCGCTGAGCTGGGCTTCTCGATGATGATCGGCGGCCCCGAGTGGGCCTACGAGGAACTGACGCCGGCGTTCGACGCCGTGGCGACCGGGCCGGAGGGCCACGACCGGATGGGTCCCCCGGGATCGGGCCACTACGTGAAGATGATCCACAACGGCGTCGAATACGCGCTGATGCAGGCCTACGGCGAGGGCTTCGAGTTGCTGGCCAACGGCCGCTACGACCTGGACATGGAAGCGATCGCCCACACCTGGAACAACGGCGCAGTCATCCGGTCGTGGCTGCTCGAACTCGCCGAGGAGGCGTTCCGCGAGGAGGGCAACGACCTCGGGGACGTCGCGGACTACGTCGCCGGCGGCTCGACCGGCACCTGGACGGTCCAGGAAGCACTCGAACAGGAGGTGCCGGTGCCGCTGATCTATCAGGCCCTTTCCGAGCGGTTCAACTCCCGGGCGACCGGCGACGGCGAGGGGCGGTTCTCCCGTCGGCTGGCCAACCGGCTCCGGTACGGGTTCGGCCGCCACGAGATCGCACGGAAGTAACGCAGCGACCGGACGATCGGGGGTGATTCCAGTGCTGTCATCGAGCGATACTGATCGATACCGGAACGCCGAGCCCGTCGCAACGCAGTACCTCCGACGCGAGCGCCCGCTTTCGACACTCCTCGTCGTGCTCGCAGTGTCCGTGTTTCTCGGTGCGTACCTGACCACGTCGCTGGTACCCGCGGTGGGCGTCGCCGTGGTGGAGGTCGTCGTCCTTCGAATGCCAGTGCTCCGGACACACGGGACGGCCCGGCTCAGTACTGACGACGACCCGGACGCGGTTCGCGCCGCGTTCGCGGGGCCGCGGCCGCCGGTTCTGGCCTTACAGTGGGGGATCGCGGACGAGGTGGCAGCGGAGGACGACACGGCGACCTACACGATATCGTATTTGTTCGGGCTGCGATCGACCGAGTTGGCCGTCCGAACCCGAACAGCGACGATAGATGGAGGCGAGCGAGTCGAACTCGAGGTGACCGAGAACGGCCGCCCGTGGGGGAGCTACACGGCGACGATCAGGCGTGACGGCGACCGGACGATCGTCGACATCGAGTACGTGTCCGATCGGCGCACCGGCCTTCGGCGTCTCCCGCAGACGCTCGTCGCTCGAAGATACCGGGACGAGATACTCGAAGCACAGGGCTACACCGTCCTTGAACGGCATTCGCACATCGTGTAGCCTTCCAGCTATTGGACGCTGTCGCCGTCCGTCGGGCGTTCGGTCACCGTAACGCAGTCGGGAGATCGCCGGCTGATTTGCCGGTGCACCAACCCCTATAAGACGCTGTTTCATATCCGGCCACATGGTTCAGACAGCGGGTCTCCTGCTCGGCCTCGGGCTGACCCTCGTGGCGGTCGTGTTGCATTTCGCGCGCGGGACCGGCTGGCAGGCCGGTGACGACATCTCCCGGGACGTGCTCGAACGCCGGGCGGCCTCGGTACCGGAGACGGACTTCCCCGAGCCCTACAATCGCGGTGTCGGCGGCGGTGCGCCGGCCGGGGCGATCGCCGCCGGCGAGTCCGAGGCCGAGATCGAGGACAGCGACAGCGAGGACGCCGGGTTCGATCCGGACGCGATCGAGGAGGTCGAATACTACGAGATCGAGTTCACCAAGGAGGGAAAGACAATCGAGGTAGCAAGCAACGAGACCATCCTCGAGGCCGGTGAGGACGAGGACTGGGACCTGCCCTACTCCTGTCGGCAGGGGCAGTGTCTCTCGTGTGCCGCTCACATCGACGACGGGCCGGCCGAGGAGTTCGTCCGCCACAGCAACAACGACACTCTCTCCGAGGAGGAGATGGACAACGGCTACTGTCTGACGTGCGTGGCCTATCCGACCGCCGAGTTCACGATCGAAACCGGCGAACAGCCCTGACCGTCCACTCTCATACTGTACCCCCCTGTATCGATCGCCTGAGTCGAGTGGCGGGAGCGGCATATCGGCGCAGTATCAGGGCGAGTCCACAACGGTTATACTCGGTTCGCCGTTACCGGTTCGTGAGGGCGCGTAGCTCAGTGGACAGAGTGCTTGGTTCCGGACCAAGTTGTCAGGGGTTCAAATCCCCTCGCGCCCGCTTTTGCGACGAACGGACGTGAAGAGCAAAGCGGCAGGGGATTTGAACCACGCGAGACGAACGCAGTGAGTCTCGCCATCGGGTTCAAATCCCCTCGCGCCCGTCGCTGATATTTTCACCGAAATCACGTCTCACACCCTATGATTCGGGCGTTTCGCGTTCTACTGTTGGAATGTGTATGCTTTCGTTCGATGGGCAACCGGGCGAGTGGTGGCCACGGGAGTTCGCGTCCAGCCACCCTGGTCCCAGCAGAGAAAATCAGTCGCCGATTGACACGACAGTTCATATTCTGTCATATCTCGCGTGCAAGACTTAGAGGTTGTAGTCGTCACGAGACCCAATCATTTCTCCATCTGAATTCTGAATTATATTGTGGGACGTGCCTGCGAGTTTAACTCCACGAATTACAGTGCGAGACCTAACGCCACGAAGAGAACGCCCATGAGCCCGACAACATACGAGTACAACCATGCTCGCGTGCGCTGTTTGTCTTTTGCCCACTGTGGCGCACGCTCGATATCGTCAAAAGACACCCACGGTCGTGCCCGCGAGAGCGGATCGCTGGCAGTGTAGACAGCAACGGCAATCAGAAAAATGCCGAGCACAAGCGCAGCGAGGTTCATACATGACATTACAGTCAGATGTTCAAATTTTTGTCGACTGCCCTGACTCGGCACTGTCTAGTTCAGCACCTCCTCAGCTGGAGTTGAGCCATCTAACGCTTGGTTCGGTCGATTGCGGTTGTAGTAGTGTCTGAAGCGTCTCAGCCAGCGTTTCGCGCTTGATTGACTGCCCCGCCAGAACGAGTGAAAGCGGTCGATTCGCATAGTGACCGTCTGGAACCTCTTTTCGATGTGGTTCCGATCTTCATAGTCGAGGTGACCGCTTAGATCGTGTCGAGAGAGGGCAGTCAGATAGCCACCAGCATTGACGAGAAACTCTGTATCGGCGACATCGTGTTTCTCGGTGAGGCGATGCAGGAACGCCGCCGCGGGGTCATCCCGCGGCGGCTGAACACATCTACTTCGAGGAGGAGTTTCGATTCCGTGTCGATGGCGGCGTAGAGCCACTTCTTTTCGCCATCGACCTCGATCTGTTTCTCATCGACCGCAACCCGCGACGGCGCTGCCGTCGGCGGGTCGCTCTGGTCTTCGGCAAGCGTCTCCTTCCAGTACCAGATCGCTTGGTAGCAGCGATCGACACCCAGCCAGTCGAAGACGGCCTCGACTTCACGGAGCGACAACCCCATCGAGTGAAGTCGAACCGCGAAACAACGGACGGGTGTCGGCGTGCGCTCGTTCTCCCAAGTATCTTGATTCTCCACGTCTAAGCGTTCTCTAAGGAGGTCTGCGAGTTCCATGAACAGTTCTCGCTACGACCTCCTCGCTACTCAATCCCTCAACTAGACAGTGCCTCGTACGCGATTCAGCAACTACTGTCAATCGGTAGGGGAAAAGCGCTACCGGAGCCACCCGCCGAGGAACCCGCCTAGGGCACCGAATCCGACCGTGTAAACCAGGACAGCGAACAGCGCAGTAGCAAGTACGACTGCGACGGCCCCGACCACTTCACCGGCAAGACCAGTGAACAGACCAACCGCGACAAAGAGAGCGACAACGAGCAGCGGCAGGGCCGAGAACAGCCCGGCGATCGCACCTGTGACTGCCCCGCTAGCGCGCTCGTCGGGATCAAGATAGCCCGCTGTCGCGCCACCCAGTGCCGTCGAAAACGGGACGAATCCGAGGACAGTTGCGGCCGTCGCGCCCGCAATACCGAGAACCCAGCGTGGCGTCTTCGTCCCGTTCTTTCGGGCGCGTCCGTGCACGACGACCACAGCGACCCCGAAGAGGGTGAACAGGGCTCCGGCGGCCGCGAGTCCGAGACTGCCCCACTGACCGAGCGTGACGGCCGCGTCGATCACCTCTGCCTCCGTCAGCCCCTCGAGCTGGAGGTCGGCGTCACGGACGAGCTCGGACATTTCGGACCGGTCTATCTGGGAATATCCGACGATACCCGCGATTGACGTGGCCAGCCCGCCGAGGACCACCAGCCCGCCAAGCAGCCAGTCGAACAGTCGATCGAACGCGATACTGTCGGTCTCGATTTGCTTCTGACCCATACACGGTCGTACCGTCCTGACCTCGATAAAAAGGGGTTCAGTGTTTCCGACTCGAAAGTGCGACAACGATTCACTCGGTTACGAACGTCTCGGATCAGGGAGAGAGACAGCCATCGGGGCGCTCGTTGCTGTCCCGGCGCGAAAGCTGTCGATGCGCAATTACTTTATTCGGCGCGCTACGATCTCTGTACAATTAGTCCTCGATCGCAACCCATGATCGAACTCACCCGCCGCCGACTGCTCAAGGCCGGCACCGCAGCCACAGCCCTGTCGGTCGCTAGGTGCCTGCAGTCGCCCAAGTCGGGACCGAACACCGGGTGGTTTCCGGCAGGTAGCGGTCGTCGCACGATGGCGTATCTCGACTTCGGACTCACTCAGAGCGTCTCCGACGTCGATCCGACGCTTCCGCTGATTCTACACTCCGAGACGGAGGGTAGCCCGACCGAGTTCGTCCCCCAGCTTCCGTCGGCCGACGAGCTGGGCGACCCGCTTGTCCGGTTCCCCCTCAAGGCCGGCGGACAGGTGATCGCCGTTGGTATCCTGCAACTCGCCGCGACGGGACTGGGTGACCTCGTCGACCCCGGGCGGTCGGGCCGGGGAATCACCGACCTGTTCGTCGTTGACGAGACCGTCATCGGGGCCGGTGACATCGACGTCGGCCGGGCCGCGGAGTCGCTTCGGTCCGGTACTGACGGCGCGTTCGGCGAGGTCCGGTTCACCTCGACCGGCGACCACGACGGGTACACGCTGTACGAATCGGATCTCGAAGACAGCGTGGTCGTCGCCCTCGGCGAGGACGCTGTCGTCGCCGCTGGAACGGCCGCCGACGTCCGGACGGTCCTCGAGACGCGAGCCGGCGAGAACGACAGGCTCGCCGCGACATACGACACTGCAGGGTGGCTGTTCGACACTGCCGGACTGGGAAACCTGTCGGTCGGATGGGTCAACGCGATCGACCTTGAAGAGTACTACTGGGACGACCAGTCGGTGAGCCAGGCGGCGAAGACGCTCGGGGAGCACGAACACGCGCTCGCGACGCTGTCATTCGCCCCCGAGCGCGACGAGGTGACGGCTGATATCGCGGTCGCCGATCGGGACCTCGAGGCGTCCGTGACCGATCGGATCGAATCGCGGTTCGGCTCGGCGGCCGTCGAGGCGACGACCTCGGTCGATGGCAATCGGCTCACCGTGACCGGAACGTACACCGACGACGCCATCGACATTGAGTTCGACAAGCGCGGACGCACGGAGACCCCGGCGGCCCCGTCCGGCGAAGACATCCCCGAGCCGGTCCGTGAGGCCGTCGAAGACGGCGAGTTCACGTTCGAACACCGACCGGAGAACAGTCTCGTCCGCGTCAACTTCGAGGGCGAGATCGACGCCGACGAGGTGACGATCCGGGCCCGCCCGTCCGGCCTCGAGTCGTCGATGTCCCCAGCGGATTCGATCAGGTACCTCAACGTCATGGTCGAGTCGGACGACCGGGAAGTGATCGTCATCGTCACTGTCGACGACTTGTCGGGGGTCGTCGCGCGGACGACGCTCGACGAGCAGTGACACGGGCGAGTGGTAGGCAGTCACGGAACGGTCGCTGTCCGGTGGTGTAGCCCCGGGTACGGAGCGCTCGCGAGCCAGCGGTACGTTTCCGGGTGCGAAACGCTCGATCCGGTTTCATATCTCGGGGCTGCATGGGTCCGATATGGACCGATGGACTGCCGTTGAGGGTATTGATGGCAGAGCGCTTGACCGCCGGCGCGTGCTGGCGGCCGGTGCGAGCGTGACGACGGCCGTGCTGGCCGGCTGTTCGGAGATGCTCGATTTCTTCGGTGGACTCGTCCTCGAGGACGTGAACGTGTTCAACACGACAGAACACCGGATCACGGGGTCGGTCGTCGTCACGGATCCGGACGAGACGACCGCGCTTGATGCGACGTTCGATATTCCACCGGAGGGAGAAACCGAGGACGAGGGCACGGCGACGACCTACGGTGGCGTTCTTGAGGATGCCGGACAGTACACCGTGTCCACGACGATTGACGGCGGCCCCGGCGTCGACGCTCCGGTCACTGTCGAACGAAGCGTCGACGTGACCGAACCCGGAGACCAGCACGTCATCGTCGGACTCGGTACCGAAAGCGGAAGCGTCAGTGTCTTCGTCGAGGTCATCGACGAGTTCTCCGATCTCGAAGAGACGACGATCACGCCGGAAGACGGGTGACGGTGCCGGCGCTCGGGCCATGTCGCTCCAGTTCTTCGTACGGCTGGCCGACGACGTAGTCGAGGTAGACGTTGGTGAATCCGCCGGCGCACGCACCGGCCAGACTGTCTATCTTCGAGATATCGCAGTCGATACGGCGCTCAAGCGCGAGGGCGTCCGCGCCGTTGACCGTGATCGACTCGTCCGCTTTGAGTTCGAGAAGCTGGACCTGCTTCTTGTCGTCGGCGAGATACACGGTTCCGGCCCTTCGACATTCATAATCGGCATCTCCTCGCCAGTCGCGGTTCCCTTGATGAAGCCGGTGATCCCGCTCCCGGGGGAGATCTGTCCGGCAAACGATCGCCTGTGAACGCGACCATCGTTTCCGGGCGAAATCTACGGATTTCTACGCTAATCCCTATGAATACCCCGGAGTGTGAAGTACGACAGGGAGTCACGCTCTATATATGGCATTTGTATACACAATGCTGTTTACCTTTGAGGGATAGTCACCGGAGATGGGGCAGTACCTCCTATCACGGAGTCGCTGCGGAAGCTCGACGGAAACTATCACTTACGGAGTCGTTGCAGAAAATCGACAAAAATCTCGATGTCTTGGACGAAGTTGTACCCGACATAGACGAGCCAGCCGACGACCAGCACGGCCAGCGGCAGGTAGACGCCGAGCCACAGGGCGACCGCGGCGACGAGCAGCCCCGCTGACAGTCCCCCTTCCCGGAGGAGTCGCTGGCGGAGCCAGCACCGATGTCCGTCGAACCCCTGATCGGACACCAGCAGTGGTGTCTCGTCGGATCCGCGGAGGATCGGCTGGCCTGCTTCGATCCGGAGTTCGCCGCTGACGCTCACCGTCGTCCCCTCAAGCAGCGGGCGCGCTTCCAGCAGGTAGCGATCCAGATCGACGCCCTCGTTGTGTCGTCGGACGTGACCCGCGAACCACCGGAACGAGCGGTGTTCCGTCCGGTTGCGAAGGTAGTGGTATCGGGAGTCCCAGAGGTACGTCGAGAGGCGCTCGGTATTGGTGACTCCGCCGAGTTCGAGGTCCCCGAGCGTGTCGACCCCGGTCACCTTTTCGAACCAAGAGAGGTCTATGGCGACCGTCCGGCCGTTCGCCCTGACGCTGACGCGACCGGACTCGATGCCGGAGGCGAACGTGTGCCAGTGCTGGCGTTCCCACCCCCAGTCCTCGATCGTGAGGTCGCTGTTGGTGTTGTCCGGGAACCGTGCCCGCCAGACGTATGCACCGACGGGCCGGTCGGCGTCCGGAACAGCCGCGTCTCCCGTCTCGACCGGTTCGTCGACGACCAGTTCACCCGTGAGGGCCACCTGTTCGCCGTCGACGCCGAGTCGAGAGGGGCTAGACGGTTCCGACGGGACCGATCGGAGTACCAGCAAGGCAACGAGAGCGCGATACCCATAGACGAGTGCGATCGCCACGAGACCGGCGATCACGACGAGCACGAACGTGGGAGGCATACGGAAGCACTTACTCGGCTCGTTTGAGTATCTGTGGTGTGACGACGAGCTCGAGTGCAGCGATGAACAGCAGCATCAGACGGACTGTCTGATCTTCGACGACCGAAAACGCGATAGCGACGAGTATTGCGGTCGTTGCGAGCGGTATCCCCCAGTAGAAGAGTGGACTTCGAACCATTACGTCTGGCTGATATTGCCGTCAGATGAAAAACCACTGTGACCAGTTTCTCAGCCAGCAACGGAGCCGCTGTCGTGAGATCTGCCCGCCATAGTCATCGCAATGACGCTACGCGCTATCATCACGAACGCCCCCACGAAGCGGTACGGCGACGCTCTCGCGGTCAGCGTGACCCGGCAGACGATCAACGCGATCGCTACGATCCGTCCCTTGAACTCGCCTTCGCCCTTGCGGAGCACGTCGACTGTGCTATCGAGGATATCTTCGATCCCGCCGACATCGATCCGTAGGGTCGATCCGCTGTCGCTTCACGACAGCGTCGGCAGCGACCGTTGCCGAGCCTGCAACTGGTGGTGACGATTTATACTGACTCCGGCCGATTCGTCGGACAGATGCCGCTCAGCCAGCGTGACCGTATCGACTGCGAGTCCTGCTCTTCGACTGTGCATCCCTCCGATAGAGTATGTCACTGGGCATCGTGAGTGTCACTGTTGGAGCGATCGCCACCTCTGGGCTCTTCCTAACGCTCGTCCTCTGTATCGACCGCCCACGGCAGGCGCTACAGCGCCTGGACGAGGAGATACTCGACATCGCACCGTATCTCGCTCTCGTCGGCGTCGTGATGCTGCTGCACCGAATCACACACGGCCTAAGCCTCCGGATATCGGATGCGCTGGGGCTGAACATTACAGATATTATATATGATGTCGAAGGATCGTTCGTTGTGTACCTGCAAGCAGTGACGCCGGACGGCCTCGTTCCGGTGTTCTCTGGGCTCTACATGTTCGGTTTCGCATACGTGCTCGCCACGCCGGTCGTCTTGTACGTGCTGACGTCTGCGACGAGACCAGCCAAGGAGTTGCTCGTCGCCTACGCGTTCAACAACTTGACCTCCTCCCACGACTTCAGTCGTGGGATTCCTCCGTGGGTAATCCGGGTTGGATTACCCCGGCTGTGAACTTACGGGTTCGCTGATGCACCTTCGGCCCTCATGCAAGGGTGTGGCGTGTTGAATCGGTGTATCCGCTCGGTGTTGCCCTCCTTGATGGGAGTGGCACTCACGGGCGTTCAGCACCGTGAGCAGCAGGCCGGGCCATCGGCCCCACTCCCCATTGCAGCCATCACGGGGGAGTGCTTGGGGTGACATGCCAACCGCTGCTGGTTGGGCTGCGAAGGTGTGTGAGTGTGAGAGGTGAGACGCACTCGTAGCCGTCTTGAGCGTGAGCGCGTTCCCCGCAGCAGCATGTCGCATGTCTACCAGATTTTATAACAATGAATAAATTAAATCTTGGGATTACGGACAGTCTGTACTGTGTGGTTTGTGGCATGGCATGTCGGCTTCATCCCACGGCTAAAGCCGGTGGGCTTTCGCCTCGTTACCGCTGTAATCGGGGCACTGCTGTACACCCTGTTTATCGCATACGGGCCACGGATCCGGCTCAGCGGTCGCGTTGACGGGCTGTTGTACGACTGGTTCCCACAAACACAGCAACTGACCGGCGCGGTTTCGGCGAACACTAACGTCTTCCCGTCTCTGCACACGTCGCTGTCGGTCGTCGTATTGCTTTTCGCGTGGCGGCGGAGACACGTTCAACCGCGATGGTTCGGTATCGCTTTCGTCGTGACCACTGGCATCGTCACGTCGACGATGGTACTCGACATTCACTGGCTCACGGACGTCGTGGCCGGCGTCGCGCTGGCCTACGGAAGCGTCGTTGCAGCCAGTCGGACTGTGCCAGTCGTCGACATGTTGTGGGAGCAGACAGTCGCCGAACGGTTGCCGTCCTTGACGACGTAACGAACTCGGCAAGCGTGGCGAGCGGTACCGTCTTATCCTCGTCGGTGCTGATCGTGAACCGCACGTCGATTGTGACGTGCATGTGACATCTCGTGGGTGGACACCGGAAGCGTCCCGTTCCTCGCGGGAACCAGTTACAATAATACGGATCACGCTCTCGACCGGACGTTGAAACGCAACCGCTGACGAAGCCGCTGAATCTCGCCCAGTCCTCGACTCGGTATCGAACTGGTGTTCTCAGAGTCCAAGAATCCTTACCTATTTTTAATGTCTTTTGTGGCTCTTTTCTCAGTATGGCTATACGAAGCAGTGACAGCGGCCAGACCAGGCGAAATTTCTTGAAGCTCGCTGGCACGATGTCGGCTGGAGCGGTCGTGTCTCGCCACACGGGCGAGATCGCGCAGGCGCTTCAGCAGGCGACAGACGGGCCGATCGAGGTCGCCTGGCTACAGGGCCAGAGCTGTTCGGGGTGTACGATATCGCTCTTGCAGGGACAGTACCCGACCCTCGAGGAGACCTTGAGCGAGTTCCGGATGGAGTTGACCTTCCACCCCACGCTTATGGCGGAACACGGCGAGGCCGCCATCGAGTCGATGAGCAAGTCGCCGGACGTACTCGTCCTCGAGGGGTCGGTACCGACCGAGATTCCGTCCGCCGCGACGGTCGCCGAGAAGCCGATCTACGATTGGGTCACGGAGCTGGCCCCCGAGGCCGAGTACGTGATCGGCGTGGGCAACTGCGCGGCTTTCGGCGGCTGGCCGGCGGCCGAGAACAAAAGAGGACTCCACGAACTCGGCGAGAACGTCACGGGAGCGAAGGGACTCCAGTTCGAGCAACGTTCCCAGCCCGGTGTGCTCGGGCCGGATTTCAAGGCCGGGTCGGGGCATCCAGTGATCAATCTCGGGGGCTGCCCCCCACACCCCGACTACGTCCTGTTGACGATCGCGACCGTTCTCAACGGCCACGAGCCGGATCTCGACCGGTATCAGCGACCGAAGCCGTTCTACGAACCGCTCGTCCACGACAACTGCAAGTGGCGGGGATACTTCGATCGCGGCGAGTTCGCGGACAAGCCCGGCGAGGAAGGGTGTCTGTACAAGGTGGGCTGTGCCGGACCCTACACGAACTGTGACGACCAGACCCGGCTGTGGAACGACGGGACGAGCGTCTGTCTCAACGTGGGCGCGCCGTGTATCGGCTGTATGGAACCCGGGTTCTGGGATCGCTTCCAGCCGCTGGACAAGGAGGTCGAACAGCAGAATATCTTCGGTGTCGACGTCGAGACGGCCGGTCTGGCCGCGGTCGGCGCCGGCGTCGTCGGGATCGGCGCGCACGCCGCCCGGAAGGCAATGGGATACGGGACGTCCGAGCAGGACGGCGACGGAGACCAATCAGAAAGTGCCGTCGAGGAACGCACGGCATCGGACGCCGATCAGCAGTCAGACACCGAAACGGGAGCCGACAAACCGGAGTGATCGACAATGGTAGAAGTGAAAATCGACCCGACGACACGCATCGAAGGCCACCACGGAATGGAGCTGGAAGTAGAGGACGGCCAGATTACGGAGGCCAGAAGCACGATGAAGATGTTCCGGGGAGCCGAGATCATCACCGTCGGCAGATCGCCCCGGGACGCGGCACAGCTCACCGGGAAAGTCTGTGGCGTCTGTTTCATCTGTCACCGGATCGGTTCCTCGCGGGCGACCGAAGACGCGGCGATCAACGCCGGTGCCTTCGACGGGATCCCGGAGCACGCCAAGATCCTCCGGGACGCGGTCGAGGGCATCTTCTTCCTGTGGAACCACGCGATCCACCTGTTCGCGCTGGTCGGCCCCGACTACAGCGATGCAGTCGCCGACACGGGCTTCGAGCGGCTCGACCCGCTCGAAGGCGAGGGGTATCAGGGAGCGCTGGAAAACCAGCGAAAACTCATGCAGGCGCTGGCGGAGTTCGGCGGGCGCGCTCCCCACCCGCTCGCGTTCGTCCCCGGCGGGGTCGCGACGAACCCGGACGTCTCGACGGTACAGACTGTCAAATCCCGTCTCAGGGAGGTCAGCAACTGGCTCGGACCGACCGATGCGGTTCCAGAAGTGCTCGAGAACGTCCAGAACGGGGAGTTCGATCCCGAGCTGGGGGAAGGGCTCCACGACGTCGTTTCGATTCTCGTGGCCGCCGCCAGAGAGGGGGCCGCCGACCTCGGTTCGGGACCGAACCGCTACTACAGCAACGGGCTGTTCAGGGAGCCCGAGTCCGACGAACGGATCTTCAAGCGCGGCGTCTATCGGGACGGATCAGCCGAACTGATGACGAAAGACGAGATCGTCGAGGCCATCTCCGAACACACGGAGTACTCCTACTACACGGACGACTCGGGCGGGCCGCCGACCGAGGCGAAACCGCCGGATCCGGACCCCAACAAAGAGGGGGCCTACTCCTGGGGGAAAGCGCCGAGGTTCGAAGGCCAGACGATGGAGGTCGGACCGCTGGCCAGACTCACGATCTCTGGGTACGATCCGTTCGACCTCCGGGCGAACCTGGGCGGAGGCTCCGACGAGAGCAACACGCTCAACCGCCTCATCGCCCGCGCACAGGAGGTGCTGATCGTCCGTGACCGAGTGCTGGATCTGCTGGACGCGTTCGACCCGAGCGAGCCACTGATGGCCGACTTCCCCGACGATTACACCGGCAAGGGCGTCGGTCTCTGGGAGCCATCCCGGGGAACGCTCTCGCATTACGTTGA
This window of the Halapricum desulfuricans genome carries:
- a CDS encoding type IV pilin: MELKQLISDDDAVSPVIGVILMVAITVILAAVIASFVLGLGDTTNTTPQASFDFDYDSAGNGTNASVADLAQSSSANTTGNLTVTHESGDSINENRLSITDGDHTIEDLSSNFSSTIDDGEKIGAGTTLTFGVDSDDTVRIVYTDESGDSSSTLSTWEGPDA
- the gnd gene encoding phosphogluconate dehydrogenase (NAD(+)-dependent, decarboxylating), yielding MEIGVIGLGRMGRIVADRLLADGHSVVAYDVDPETVAAAAEDGVTPAESIPDLAEQLDAPKRIWLNVPAGDPVDAALEELEPHVDSDDIVVDGGNSNFENSIRRAEETDATYLDCGTSGGPAGAELGFSMMIGGPEWAYEELTPAFDAVATGPEGHDRMGPPGSGHYVKMIHNGVEYALMQAYGEGFELLANGRYDLDMEAIAHTWNNGAVIRSWLLELAEEAFREEGNDLGDVADYVAGGSTGTWTVQEALEQEVPVPLIYQALSERFNSRATGDGEGRFSRRLANRLRYGFGRHEIARK
- a CDS encoding 2Fe-2S iron-sulfur cluster-binding protein, which produces MVQTAGLLLGLGLTLVAVVLHFARGTGWQAGDDISRDVLERRAASVPETDFPEPYNRGVGGGAPAGAIAAGESEAEIEDSDSEDAGFDPDAIEEVEYYEIEFTKEGKTIEVASNETILEAGEDEDWDLPYSCRQGQCLSCAAHIDDGPAEEFVRHSNNDTLSEEEMDNGYCLTCVAYPTAEFTIETGEQP
- a CDS encoding DUF5518 domain-containing protein, translating into MGQKQIETDSIAFDRLFDWLLGGLVVLGGLATSIAGIVGYSQIDRSEMSELVRDADLQLEGLTEAEVIDAAVTLGQWGSLGLAAAGALFTLFGVAVVVVHGRARKNGTKTPRWVLGIAGATAATVLGFVPFSTALGGATAGYLDPDERASGAVTGAIAGLFSALPLLVVALFVAVGLFTGLAGEVVGAVAVVLATALFAVLVYTVGFGALGGFLGGWLR
- a CDS encoding hydrogenase small subunit, with amino-acid sequence MAIRSSDSGQTRRNFLKLAGTMSAGAVVSRHTGEIAQALQQATDGPIEVAWLQGQSCSGCTISLLQGQYPTLEETLSEFRMELTFHPTLMAEHGEAAIESMSKSPDVLVLEGSVPTEIPSAATVAEKPIYDWVTELAPEAEYVIGVGNCAAFGGWPAAENKRGLHELGENVTGAKGLQFEQRSQPGVLGPDFKAGSGHPVINLGGCPPHPDYVLLTIATVLNGHEPDLDRYQRPKPFYEPLVHDNCKWRGYFDRGEFADKPGEEGCLYKVGCAGPYTNCDDQTRLWNDGTSVCLNVGAPCIGCMEPGFWDRFQPLDKEVEQQNIFGVDVETAGLAAVGAGVVGIGAHAARKAMGYGTSEQDGDGDQSESAVEERTASDADQQSDTETGADKPE
- a CDS encoding nickel-dependent hydrogenase large subunit, whose product is MVEVKIDPTTRIEGHHGMELEVEDGQITEARSTMKMFRGAEIITVGRSPRDAAQLTGKVCGVCFICHRIGSSRATEDAAINAGAFDGIPEHAKILRDAVEGIFFLWNHAIHLFALVGPDYSDAVADTGFERLDPLEGEGYQGALENQRKLMQALAEFGGRAPHPLAFVPGGVATNPDVSTVQTVKSRLREVSNWLGPTDAVPEVLENVQNGEFDPELGEGLHDVVSILVAAAREGAADLGSGPNRYYSNGLFREPESDERIFKRGVYRDGSAELMTKDEIVEAISEHTEYSYYTDDSGGPPTEAKPPDPDPNKEGAYSWGKAPRFEGQTMEVGPLARLTISGYDPFDLRANLGGGSDESNTLNRLIARAQEVLIVRDRVLDLLDAFDPSEPLMADFPDDYTGKGVGLWEPSRGTLSHYVDVENGEIERYQIITPTLWNIGPRDGEGNPSIIEGAIVGDEVADIENPINVMRTVRSFDPCLACSVHVDSPEGSYETELKPASPGGMTDVGDD